The genomic interval taaagtttatttaaatagaatttttattattaaaacttttacaaatagattttttacttaaaaaaattaattgtttgattgtcaatgaaaatttttattaaaaatcctaaaattaatttagtaggtaaatttttaaagttatattatgaaatgaataaaataagattgttaaataaataaatgatattttagatattttaacattttaaaaaaaacttttcaacgTCTActtctaaaatttcaaaatttttaaaatcccaaaattGAAGCTCTTACtagtaaagataaaatatcttatttaattttaaaaaaatctagtaaaaaaaagtaaataataacaaaaatcttagaaagagttttaaataaatacttatgaACATTATCTAAGTCATGTCAAGTATGcactaaatattaatttcgaGTAGGTGCTCGTTTAGTCTTTATTTGGTTAAAGGTCCATTTAGTCctactattttaaaattaataatgttacaACCTTCCCTAActctttttttactttgacAATAATAACCTTGCAACAATTTTGGGggacattaattaaaaaattattaatttatcaaattaaccctaaaagtaaattaatatccaacaaatttacattaatttttattttacttctgggtatttaatatttataaaataatttgctatttaatatttttaacagaaaattaaCTGCTCATTTCTAGATTGAGGGAAGtcatatataattcaaaacttgaggaaaaaaaaatgtcacaTCCTAATTAAGTTtgtataattctttttttctcaatcTAGAAGGAAATTTTTGCTTGAGAAATGATTTTGTAATCCGGTTAATCTAATTGAGGACTAGTTTAGTAATCTGGTGGGTTATAAaacaatttgttttattatattaaataaaaaatcagttttttgaAAATAGTAGTTTGGAGTTCAAATTGTTGTGTTATTAGGGGTGTTGTGAGTTTCAAAAGTACACCAATgtatgtgtttgataaattttgttattaaagtgttgtaatatatttgataaattttgttattaaagtgttgtaatataatataaacaaataaataaaacacttaAATTCACACCAAagtgttaaaaaattacttaaataaaacatGATGAATTCAGAACTCGTTTGGGAGTGTGGTGAGGTAGGTGGGCTGCTAAAATCCAGCTACTAAGGTGTTTGGTGACACTTATAGCTGGACTTTAACAGGttagtagattttttttttcagcttcTACTCCATAACAGTTatagcttaaaagttatagtatCTCACTCCCAAACATACCCTCAATAATCCATACAAGATAACATAATATGACGATAAATGACGATTATGATTAATAAAGTAGAGTTTATTGAGAAATGTTAATAGAAACTCTAAAAGtcaattaatgattttgttgAATCATTATATAAGCCATTTTTAACAGTTgttctcaaaataaaataaaaaatttaaagcttTTCCTAAATgcttttttatcataaaaattgttaataaaatatttttaacattttaactaCATCTCATCTCACTGAAACACGTATGCATTCGTTTATTCTTTTATCTTGCTCGGTGCACAcatatacatttttatttttaaaaaaaggacaCGTATGTGGTTATTATAATCTCGAAaaccaaatttttatttactactgtaaataattattaaaatgtatatttttttaatttagtttaaatttattataaaaactttattgaaattttttggtTGCGGTAGAGAAATGGTATAATCGTAAAATAAATAGGGtctgtattttctttttctaaactAAGTATATGTATATGCACATATAAGAAAATGTGAGGGTCTAAGTGTTCTTTTATCAAAAGgaattagtaaataaataagggGCATATAAAAAAGTGGGTTGGTTTTTATCATTGACTGTTTGTGGTTGATTGAACGAACTGCGAAGAAATTTCAGATTGTCTTTTCTATCGAGTAGACGAAACCATGACTCatatccttttttcttttttctttttcaatatatgatttcgaatttaattaatgtctATTAATGTTGTTGcaattattaaacaattaattactGGTTAGCTTTTTCCTTAATTCATTGCTTTTCGATTTTGGATTCGAATCTCACGCGGAAACCAGAGAGAACGCGATCGCGAGCGAGCGGCCGCTCGCGGCAGCAAGGGAAAGACCAAGGACGACGGCTTGACTCCCGAACAACGCCGCGAAaggttttctttcttttttttttataaaaaaagtttttccCTACGATGTCGTTTTGACTTTTgacttcttttaaaaatttaattaattagttaattaaaattatgtaaaaaaattagggaCGCGAAGGCGCTGCAGGAGAAGGCTGCCAAGAAGGCGGCGCAGGCGGCTGGCGGAGATTCCGCTGGAGGTAAAGGcaataataagaaataaacaaactgAATAAATGTTCGATTGAGATTCCGCCAGTGGTTTGTGTTTTTCGagctttttttgtttaattttaaatttattgtggtGTTAATAAACAATTTGATGTGGTTGTACAATGATCTATATTTGCTTTGTATTGATATTCGGATTGGCGTCTaaatacaagaatttaatttttgttgtgtttgtttcttgtattatttattttttgctttgagGTAATTGTGATTGCCAGTAGCTAAAGCGATAACTTCTTTTTAATAGATTGAGATGTGGTTTCGTGCTtagtattttgttttcttcctgGTGCATGGATTGCTTGATATAGATTGATTTATAGATGGGTTTTGTTGTTATAAAAGatctatattttcttttctttttaactatTTTGGCTGTTCTAAGCTTTTAATATGTGGGTGTGAGGTGTTTAGATGAACTCGCTTGTGGTCGTCCATTCTTTATTGTGCATTTATGGAGATGATTGTTTCTAAATGGAGATAGATATGCACTCAATTAATAGTTGACTTTTAAGTTTATGGTATTTTGTTTACCATAATTATAAATAGGCCAGCGCTATTGTAACGTACATCCACACACTGCATAAATAATAGGATCTAAACTTATAAGAAAAGGTGGGATTTTTAATGGTGTCAGAAACTAGGTTGACTAGGTGAGAAGAAAACCTAGTCAATCCCAATATAAATGTTGTATCATGAATAACTGGGTTTGGCATCACTGTGTTCAACTCAAATGATTACtcattttttgacaattatgtAGTAACTGATGATTGTTTAGCACCCCCTCAGATGATTGTTGGGCACTCCCATGGCAGTTGACAGAATGGTGTAACTTATGATAGTTTCATGGTtgtcttaattattttagttgttGAGTTTGTTAGTGTTTATATTATCTATTATGCTTTTTGCTAGTTCTCAAATGCCTGTGATGGAATCTTGACATAACCATCT from Citrus sinensis cultivar Valencia sweet orange chromosome 9, DVS_A1.0, whole genome shotgun sequence carries:
- the LOC102614321 gene encoding uncharacterized protein LOC102614321 → MTRGNQRERDRERAAARGSKGKTKDDGLTPEQRRERDAKALQEKAAKKAAQAAGGDSAGGKGNNKK